The Deltaproteobacteria bacterium genome includes a region encoding these proteins:
- a CDS encoding fasciclin domain-containing protein, whose amino-acid sequence IAGAATAESMPDKDIVDTAVSAGSFKTLVAAAQAAGLVSVLKGEGPLTVFAPTDEAFKKLPAGTVENLLKPENKDKLVSILTYHVVPGRVTADKVAGLRSAKTVNGQELKVSKKDGKVMIDNARVTSTDILASNGVIHVIDTVVLPK is encoded by the coding sequence ATTGCAGGAGCGGCGACGGCTGAGTCGATGCCCGACAAAGATATCGTGGACACGGCGGTTTCAGCGGGTTCGTTCAAGACGCTGGTTGCGGCGGCGCAGGCAGCCGGTTTGGTCAGCGTGCTCAAGGGCGAGGGTCCGCTAACGGTTTTTGCCCCGACCGACGAGGCCTTCAAAAAGCTTCCGGCCGGGACGGTCGAAAATCTGTTGAAGCCGGAAAACAAAGATAAGTTGGTATCGATTCTAACTTATCATGTGGTTCCCGGACGAGTGACCGCGGACAAAGTTGCCGGCCTAAGATCAGCCAAGACCGTGAACGGTCAAGAGCTCAAGGTCAGTAAGAAAGATGGCAAAGTGATGATCGATAATGCCCGGGTAACTTCGACTGACATTTTGGCTAGCAACGGGGTTATTCATGTGATCGACACGGTGGTGCTGCCAAAGTGA